A single genomic interval of Lacrimispora sphenoides JCM 1415 harbors:
- a CDS encoding TetR/AcrR family transcriptional regulator, which produces MDKKIGRPRSEKTRQAILTASYDLLLLNGFRSITVEGIAERAGVSKATIYKWWPNKAAVVLDGFFAATESMLEVPDTGSAKEDLLVQAGNLASFLTSSKGKVITELIAEGQSDENVAKEYRNRYFNPRRLISQHILERGIERGELNKDLDIKLSIDLIFSPLFYRLLITGETVDSAFVEQLISYAFAGLNAGK; this is translated from the coding sequence ATGGATAAGAAGATAGGACGCCCTCGCAGCGAAAAAACAAGACAAGCAATACTCACTGCTTCGTATGACCTGCTGCTTTTAAATGGCTTTCGTTCCATAACGGTTGAAGGTATCGCCGAGAGAGCCGGGGTCAGCAAAGCAACCATATATAAATGGTGGCCCAATAAGGCCGCTGTTGTCTTAGACGGTTTTTTTGCTGCTACAGAATCAATGCTGGAAGTGCCGGATACCGGTTCAGCAAAAGAAGACCTTTTGGTTCAGGCAGGTAACCTTGCCAGCTTTCTTACAAGTTCAAAAGGGAAGGTAATCACGGAACTGATTGCAGAGGGGCAATCGGATGAGAATGTGGCGAAAGAATACCGTAACCGTTATTTCAATCCCCGCCGGCTTATTTCACAGCACATTCTGGAGAGAGGAATAGAACGAGGGGAATTGAATAAGGATTTGGACATTAAACTAAGCATAGATTTGATTTTTTCCCCCCTTTTCTATCGGCTGTTAATAACTGGAGAAACAGTAGATTCTGCTTTTGTGGAACAATTGATTTCTTATGCGTTTGCAGGATTGAATGCGGGAAAATAA
- a CDS encoding MFS transporter gives MKTEMMEEKKISRWLVFLLASACGLIVANLYYSQPLIGPISQDTGISASLSGLIVTMTQLGYAVGLLFLVPLSDLLENRRLAVTTLIVAILGLVATPLATNFYILFASAILIGVGSVTAQILVPLAAHLAPADERGKIVGNVMSGLLLGIMLARPTASLITGFIGWKAVFFLSAAIMGILIILLGILLPKRKPEPKDSYPAIIKSLWKLFKKTPVLRRRALYQAALFGSFSLFWTVVPLHLSQHFQLTQKEIALFGFAGVAGAVAAPIAGRMADRGWTKKLTGAAFVIAAFSFALTHVLQSNLTVSLLLFCIAAILLDMAVSGNLVLGQQAIYGLGDEIRGRVNGLFMAVFFVGGAVGSALGGWSYAHGNWTAASMFGFTLPVVAFVYFLTEKNSPAFWGD, from the coding sequence ATGAAAACTGAAATGATGGAAGAAAAAAAGATTTCCCGTTGGCTGGTATTTTTACTGGCAAGTGCCTGCGGACTGATTGTTGCAAACCTGTATTACTCCCAGCCGCTGATAGGTCCTATCAGCCAGGATACAGGAATCTCTGCCAGTTTATCCGGACTGATTGTTACGATGACCCAGCTGGGATATGCCGTAGGACTTTTGTTTCTGGTTCCTTTGAGTGATTTGCTGGAAAACAGACGCCTGGCTGTAACAACACTGATTGTTGCTATTTTAGGGCTGGTTGCAACACCCTTGGCAACAAATTTCTATATATTATTTGCTTCTGCCATATTGATTGGAGTAGGATCAGTCACTGCTCAGATACTTGTTCCCTTAGCAGCTCATTTAGCACCTGCAGACGAGAGAGGAAAAATAGTTGGAAATGTAATGAGCGGACTGCTTCTTGGTATTATGCTTGCAAGACCAACTGCAAGCCTCATTACTGGTTTCATAGGTTGGAAGGCAGTGTTTTTCTTGTCTGCAGCCATTATGGGCATCCTTATAATTTTGCTGGGTATTTTGCTTCCGAAAAGAAAACCGGAGCCAAAAGACAGTTACCCTGCTATTATAAAATCCTTGTGGAAACTCTTTAAAAAGACCCCAGTTTTACGACGCAGAGCTTTATATCAGGCTGCTTTATTTGGAAGCTTCAGTTTATTTTGGACAGTTGTACCACTGCATTTGTCCCAGCACTTTCAGCTGACACAAAAAGAAATCGCATTATTTGGTTTCGCAGGAGTGGCCGGAGCGGTTGCAGCACCGATCGCAGGAAGAATGGCAGACCGGGGCTGGACGAAAAAACTTACAGGAGCGGCCTTCGTGATTGCAGCTTTCTCCTTTGCCCTCACCCATGTGTTGCAAAGCAATCTTACGGTCTCTCTGCTTCTGTTTTGCATTGCCGCAATTCTCCTTGATATGGCTGTTTCCGGTAACCTTGTTCTTGGGCAGCAGGCAATCTATGGATTAGGTGATGAAATACGGGGGAGGGTGAATGGATTATTTATGGCGGTATTCTTTGTAGGCGGAGCGGTTGGGTCTGCTTTGGGAGGCTGGTCTTATGCTCATGGAAATTGGACTGCAGCATCAATGTTCGGGTTTACCTTGCCGGTGGTTGCATTTGTTTATTTTCTGACGGAAAAAAACAGTCCTGCTTTCTGGGGAGATTAA
- a CDS encoding sensor histidine kinase, translating into MKRKVVLYFMFLIVLTLTLVMVFFGIGMKRYFYQEISDTVKNHSEAVLPVWTQQGDFTSFQLAEESDAIIKSYKMEDADLSLLTRNGQMIQSSTGYLVEKTDSIDPEVLRFHTVYHIEKQENGGEKIMAVYTPLLYEGQTAGVLKYEVSLTDTDARIYKLLSWGLVVCMLVAFLVFLVSFHLGNSIVKPLKSIITLTKRMAEGNYKEKIEKSYPYEAGELVDMLNYMADEITKADHMKNDFISSISHELRTPLTGIKGWAETMRDPEGLTEEEMKFGLKIIDEETERLISLVESLLDFSRYQSDRMILSLSFVPFDELIEKVTFELLKKAEKKNIHLITETTPVVIEADWDKLKQVVLNVLDNAIKFSPKSSDIVITQTMEDHCVRLAIRDTGIGVKAEHLKYLTQSFYKADKKSGGEGLGLAISRKIMTLHGGTLSIESEYGKGTTVTLNLPRKQDCFFPSENKQMQPPAR; encoded by the coding sequence GATCGTTCTAACCCTGACACTTGTCATGGTCTTTTTTGGCATTGGGATGAAACGGTACTTTTATCAGGAAATCTCCGATACTGTAAAAAATCATTCAGAAGCTGTTTTACCTGTTTGGACACAGCAGGGAGACTTTACCAGTTTTCAGCTGGCAGAAGAAAGCGATGCAATTATAAAATCTTATAAAATGGAAGACGCAGACCTTTCCCTGCTGACACGAAACGGACAGATGATCCAGTCCTCCACCGGATATCTGGTAGAAAAAACCGATTCCATTGATCCTGAGGTTCTTAGATTCCATACAGTTTATCATATAGAAAAACAAGAAAATGGCGGCGAAAAAATCATGGCTGTCTATACTCCTCTTCTATATGAAGGACAGACTGCAGGTGTTTTAAAATACGAGGTATCCCTGACCGATACGGATGCCAGAATCTATAAGCTTTTGTCCTGGGGATTGGTAGTGTGCATGCTGGTTGCATTTCTCGTATTCCTGGTCAGTTTTCACTTAGGCAATTCCATTGTAAAACCCTTAAAAAGCATTATCACGCTGACAAAACGAATGGCAGAGGGAAATTATAAAGAAAAAATCGAAAAATCCTACCCCTATGAAGCAGGGGAACTGGTAGATATGCTTAATTATATGGCAGATGAGATCACAAAGGCAGACCACATGAAAAATGATTTCATCTCTTCCATATCCCATGAGCTACGGACTCCGCTCACCGGAATCAAGGGCTGGGCAGAAACCATGAGAGACCCGGAAGGCCTTACGGAGGAAGAAATGAAGTTCGGCCTGAAGATCATAGACGAAGAAACCGAGCGGTTGATCAGCCTGGTGGAAAGCCTGCTTGATTTTTCAAGATACCAGTCTGATCGGATGATTTTATCCCTCTCTTTTGTTCCCTTTGATGAACTGATAGAAAAAGTGACCTTTGAACTTTTAAAAAAGGCAGAAAAAAAGAATATCCATCTGATCACGGAAACCACTCCAGTTGTCATAGAAGCCGACTGGGATAAGTTAAAGCAAGTGGTATTAAACGTGCTGGACAATGCCATAAAATTTTCGCCAAAAAGCAGCGACATCGTTATCACTCAGACCATGGAAGATCACTGTGTCCGCCTGGCCATACGGGATACGGGGATCGGAGTAAAAGCAGAGCATTTAAAATATCTCACCCAATCCTTTTATAAAGCGGATAAAAAATCCGGGGGAGAAGGTCTGGGACTTGCCATCTCCCGAAAGATCATGACCCTTCATGGGGGTACCCTTTCCATTGAAAGCGAATATGGAAAAGGCACCACCGTAACCCTTAATCTCCCCAGAAAGCAGGACTGTTTTTTTCCGTCAGAAAATAAACAAATGCAACCACCGGCAAGGTAA